GGATGTTCTTCGCAGGGTGGTATCCCCATCCGTCTTGTTCCTGTAGTTCTGGGTGGTATTTTGCCGCGTACGCGTGTGCTGCTGCACCCCCGGCGAACGCTACGTGTGGTCCGAACAACGGACCGAACGCCGCGACGTACAGCGATGCTGAGGCACCTTCGAGACCGATCGCTGTGGCGACGGCTCCCGCGATCGTCATGAACCCACAAAAGGCGAATGCCGGGAGCGCACCGATCGACGCCCCGAAGGCACCACCACCTAGCGCGGCGATCACGGCGATTACGACGATGAGTACGGCGCTGTATCCGCTCTCCGATGGGGGTGCAAACGGATCGATCGGTGGGGCCTGAAACGGAAGCAGTAGGGTCGGTGGATCCAACGTTCCGATGGCTTCGAGTGGCATCTACGGCACCTCCGTCGTCGATAGGTCGCGTTGTGAACTGTCCAGCTGTCTTCTGTGGCGTCGTGTGGTTTCGATCATACTGGTTGCGTAGTTTCGATCATTCGATTGAAGGTGCGTGTCCTTCCTTAATGAGCGCCAAAGCGCAAGCAGTGGGATACGGCACCGCTAACGCATACGTACCGCTTTGGCGTCTCTGGAATGTGCTGCGTTAGAATGTTGAACGAACACGCATTTATTTTTTTGAAGAATCAAACAAATGTTTGATATCGAGGAAATGACGACTCTCTGGGCTTCGATCGTAAGTACAGTTAATAAACGTCCTTCTGCGCAGCCTCAGGACAAGGATGTCAATTTCGTGTTTGCGTAATACTGCTGTCGGTCAGAACAAGCGGTTGATCGAACGATCGATCACGCGTAGAGTTGCTGATCGGGATCTTCGAACTGGAACCGGAGCGTATCGCCCGGCTCAACGCGGCTATCGCTCGACAGTCGCTGTATCGATTCTGAAGATTCACGAACAGCGACGGTGTCAGACCGGAGACGGTCGCCTTTGAGCAGCGCTGGCCGTACCTGTGGCCCACACTCCCGTGATAACGCCTCGACCACATCGATGGTCGTCGCGCGCTCGGAGATGTGGACGCTCGATTCCTCGACGCCAGCGCGCAACGTTAACACACCGTTCAGTTTGACCCGCACACACATACCATCACCCTCTGCACTCCAAGGGGAAATAATTTACTCACAGCTGAAGTAGTCGTTTGAGGTGGCGCAGCTGTCACTCTGCTTCGTGGCGGTCGGGACGCTGTCTCTTAGACAGCTCTCAGTTATATAAACATATCTTTAGTTATAAAATTTTCTGAGTGGAAATACGAGCGGAGCGATCGGATCATCCCCTCGCGCCGCGCTGCTCGTTCGGAGAATAACCTCTGTACTGATCAGTGTGCTCACCCTATAACATAATATCAATAGATTGGTTTGTATCGTTGGTGATGTGTTTGGAACGTAAGTTTGGGTAATGGGCCACGAACAGGCTGTATACGACCGATTTTTATGGAGAGGCCCGTAATCGGGATACATGTCTGCGGAAGCCTACGACGTGGTCGTCGTCGGCGGTGGGACGGCGGGTGCGTTCGCTGCAGCGGCCGTTGCTAACGAGGGCCACTCGGTTGCACTGCTAGAACGCAAATCCGAGGGCGACGCCGGCCACATCGCGTGTGGCGATGCGATAAAGGGAAAAAGTTCGTTCCCGAACACGATCGACTTGGAGTATCTCCGGGAGGAGTCGTTTACCAACGATGGCATCACCCGAGCTCGGTTCGAGAACCCCCAGAGCGGTGAATCGATGGACATCGGATTCGGTGGTGTAACGGGTGCCGTCGTTGATCGCAAACGCTACGGAGAGGTACTCCTCGAAGAGGCCTCCCGGATCGGCGCGGACGTACAGTACGAGACGGTCGTTCACGACGTCATTCAGGATTCGGTCGTTCAGGGCGTCAAAGCCACCCGGAACGGCTCCGTAACTAACTACGAGGCTGACATCGTGATCGACGCTGCGGGTGCTCTCTCGTTGCTGCAGGACAAGGCCGATTTTTCGAACACGTCGTTCGACACCAACGTGAATTATTCGCAGTTCTGTTCGGCCTACCGCGAGGTCATTGAGCTCGAAAAGCCGGTTGAGTGGACCGACACGCTCGTGTTCAAACCGACAGAAGAGCTCGGCTATCTGTGGTATTTCCCGCGATCGGCCACGGAGATCAACGTT
The sequence above is drawn from the Halocatena salina genome and encodes:
- a CDS encoding geranylgeranyl reductase family protein, with amino-acid sequence MSAEAYDVVVVGGGTAGAFAAAAVANEGHSVALLERKSEGDAGHIACGDAIKGKSSFPNTIDLEYLREESFTNDGITRARFENPQSGESMDIGFGGVTGAVVDRKRYGEVLLEEASRIGADVQYETVVHDVIQDSVVQGVKATRNGSVTNYEADIVIDAAGALSLLQDKADFSNTSFDTNVNYSQFCSAYREVIELEKPVEWTDTLVFKPTEELGYLWYFPRSATEINVGLGFQMNKPPMKLVEVLKSDLKERAEFAGARVKDKLGAALPTRRPYDSAVAPGYLAVGDAAGHVNPITGGGIPGAAKAGHWAAQAAVEAISDGVPDDEDALWEYNHRVMTDFGKKFAAMDLYNIWGGATDLDEILDVITKLPAGHFAETVAKSGSTSMGLVTKVKTAAKTVGHWDMLYDLWRVNRKSSELKEVYDDYPTSIDDFDQWVQTRDELLDEVYEITGAESKY